A stretch of the Desmospora activa DSM 45169 genome encodes the following:
- a CDS encoding class D sortase: protein MKRLFFWSGIATLAGGCVLIGMLLSDYKHDQRLVEQFYSSEPKKTAGEGQEGAKPEPLKLPPLDTEIVIEPDGHLSVDVVTIDTATSSQEEEPSTLWKDPPNTGDKVGTLNIPRIQAEIPIWEGTRDHELDRGLGRHESTHLPGLGVTVLAGHRETAMAKAGEIEEGDELIIETAEGTFRYKVFKLWVADADDRTVVVPSDEQVLKVYTCWPLWAGADTEERYVIEAKLVE, encoded by the coding sequence ATGAAACGGCTTTTCTTCTGGAGTGGAATTGCCACCTTGGCGGGAGGCTGTGTGCTGATCGGGATGTTGCTCTCCGATTATAAACATGACCAGAGGTTGGTTGAACAGTTCTATTCCTCGGAACCGAAGAAAACAGCAGGAGAAGGGCAGGAAGGAGCAAAGCCGGAACCACTTAAACTTCCTCCCCTGGACACTGAAATTGTCATCGAACCGGATGGTCATCTGTCTGTGGATGTTGTCACCATCGATACTGCTACCTCCTCGCAGGAAGAAGAGCCTTCTACTCTTTGGAAAGACCCGCCCAATACTGGTGATAAAGTTGGCACCTTAAACATCCCTCGGATTCAAGCGGAAATCCCTATATGGGAAGGAACGCGGGATCATGAACTGGATCGCGGGTTAGGAAGGCATGAATCAACGCATCTTCCCGGTTTGGGGGTAACGGTTTTAGCCGGTCATCGTGAAACCGCGATGGCAAAGGCCGGTGAGATTGAAGAGGGTGACGAGCTCATCATCGAAACAGCAGAAGGAACCTTCCGCTATAAAGTCTTTAAGCTGTGGGTGGCCGATGCTGATGATCGGACTGTAGTCGTTCCCAGTGATGAGCAAGTATTAAAAGTTTACACATGCTGGCCACTTTGGGCAGGGGCAGATACAGAAGAAAGGTATGTCATCGAAGCCAAGTTGGTCGAATAA
- a CDS encoding TcpE family conjugal transfer membrane protein: protein MRELDTYTSTLKTKKMIHHLERIPIPFPLTIAGLVVLVLLEIIMFKWVPFGNPLVKYIVIPVGICIWISYHEPEGINIFQQIYRKIRRWFKPRRRKVNRSIPLRGVRKEYPQMTYIHLDRREEHDPSPQ from the coding sequence ATGCGCGAACTGGATACGTATACCAGTACCTTGAAGACGAAAAAGATGATCCATCACCTGGAAAGGATACCAATCCCCTTTCCGTTGACCATTGCAGGCTTGGTTGTCTTAGTGTTGCTGGAAATCATCATGTTCAAGTGGGTTCCATTTGGGAACCCACTTGTCAAATACATTGTGATTCCGGTTGGTATCTGTATATGGATCTCCTACCATGAACCCGAGGGGATCAATATCTTTCAGCAAATTTATCGTAAAATCCGGCGATGGTTTAAACCACGAAGAAGAAAAGTGAATCGATCCATTCCGTTGCGGGGGGTTCGAAAAGAATATCCGCAGATGACTTATATCCATCTGGATCGGAGGGAAGAGCATGATCCATCTCCCCAGTGA
- a CDS encoding conjugal transfer protein, which translates to MDRYLMKQRLKTFGYTLLWTAVILFTIRQGVLLWKSTQPAPAPQVQAAAVTQQVPDAATTVGKKFLIHWFYASSEESPTEKTKRLEKHISNRLEDQLKGESNLLITLKSEEKETIQANSVDVWKTEWVKEGEEAAITYNVILQDGRNVYLKIRMIKAGTWVVDGLPALMPEPERKKLASEEEVTLSEEKDIKAVVEGFFEAWLEGKSEAISRYIRTKEDIQTSDSLTKLHGEYQDVKIIGLTREPKVKAVVYISDAYGQTMAFEYHLKMEKVDGRWYITGME; encoded by the coding sequence ATGGACCGATACCTGATGAAACAAAGGTTGAAGACATTCGGATATACGCTGCTATGGACGGCGGTGATATTGTTTACCATCCGCCAGGGGGTGTTATTGTGGAAGTCAACGCAACCAGCACCTGCTCCACAAGTGCAAGCGGCAGCAGTTACGCAGCAGGTGCCGGACGCAGCGACTACGGTAGGAAAGAAGTTCCTCATTCACTGGTTTTATGCCTCCAGTGAAGAGTCACCGACCGAGAAAACAAAGCGCTTGGAAAAGCATATATCGAATCGCTTGGAAGACCAGCTCAAAGGTGAGAGTAATCTGCTTATTACCTTGAAGTCGGAAGAAAAAGAAACAATCCAAGCCAACTCGGTCGATGTCTGGAAAACAGAATGGGTGAAGGAGGGGGAAGAAGCTGCGATTACCTACAACGTCATTCTTCAAGATGGCCGGAATGTCTATTTAAAAATCCGAATGATCAAGGCTGGAACATGGGTAGTAGACGGATTGCCTGCTTTAATGCCGGAGCCGGAACGGAAGAAACTTGCCAGTGAAGAAGAGGTGACGCTATCCGAGGAGAAAGATATCAAGGCCGTAGTAGAGGGTTTTTTTGAAGCTTGGCTGGAGGGAAAGAGTGAGGCAATTTCACGATATATACGTACCAAAGAGGACATCCAAACCTCGGATTCGTTGACAAAACTACATGGTGAGTACCAGGACGTCAAAATTATTGGCTTGACTCGGGAGCCAAAAGTAAAAGCGGTGGTTTATATCAGCGATGCCTATGGTCAAACGATGGCCTTTGAATATCATCTCAAGATGGAAAAGGTAGATGGCCGATGGTACATTACCGGGATGGAATAG